GGACGGGGCTTCTCCGTTGAGGTTCCAGGCTGGAACCCCTTCGACGCATCTTCCCTTGGCTTCGTCCCCCGCATATCGGCGATTTCGGGTTACAGGTAACGCCGGGCTACCCGGACTAGCTCATCAGCTATAGAAAGACACTTTTAATATATAAGTATATCGTAACCATATTCCTCCCGATATCTATTTTCTAATTATAGAATCAAAATGTTCAATTCCTCCAAAAGAAAAGGACAAAGATAAAAAGGCATTCTTTAAAAAACTGAGAAGAAGTAATAAACTGGAACTCAACAGATCTTAAAATATAAGGGGAGGAATAAATCCCCCTATTTATTTATACGTTATTTTTCAAAATAATGTATAATAAATCTCAAACGGCTTATTAGCAAATTAAATACCCGGCAAAATAGGGAGATAAAGGGGAGTTCTATGAGTTATGGAGTTGCAATTGACCTTGGAACCAGCGGGTATCGAGCTCAGAAAATCGATCTGGATACAGAAGAGATCCGAAGAACAGTGATAACTTTGAGGAACCCTCTGCCCGGAGCGAATGTGATGGATCACATGGACTTTGGAATTCGCTACGGGCAGGCGCTTGCACATGGGCTTTCCATAAATGCGGTGAAGATTCTGTTCCGTGCTCTTGATGTGAAAAGTGAGGAACTTGAAAGACTCTCAATCTGCGGAAATCCAATCCAGCTATCCATCTTTCAGGGGATAAGCATTGAAGACCTGGCCTATGCAGGGGAACGTAAGAAAAAGAAGTACAACATACAGGAACAGGATAGAAGCGCCAGAATAATACATAGCAGCGAAATCTCCGGGCTTGATGAGTATGATTGTGAAGTCGTAGTTCCTCCTGCAATAAAGCACGAAGTCGGGGCAGATGCTCTTGCCCTGATAGTAAAATCTGGAATGCTTGATAGCAACGATATCTCAATTGCTACGGACTACGGGACAAATGCAGAAATGGCCCTTAAAGTAAAAGATATAATTTATACGGGGTCTGCAGCTGCCGGCCCTGCTCTTGAAGGACAGCAGATAAAGCACGGAAAACTTGCATCTCCATATGCCATATCAGATATCGAATTTGAGGATGGAGCATTAAGGAATTTTGTCCTTAGCGAAGAGATGAAATCTGTTCAGGGAGATCTCGTAGACCCGGCAACAGGAGAAGTGCTTAATGAAGGTCAGATCAAAGCTAAAGGAATTACAGGTACCGGAGTTATAGCGCTAATAGAGAAAGGAATGGAAAGCGGCCTTATAGAGCTCCCTAAAATTAATACCCCTGACAGACTCATTCATCTGCAGAACAAGATAGATTTCTCTGAGAAAGACCTGGTAGAAGCTGGAAAAGCTATAGGTGCTATCCGTGCAGGGCATATTACGCTCTGTTCCGTTGCAGGTATTGAAATGACGGATATCGACACAGCTTATATGGCGGGCGCTGCCGGCACATATATGGATGCGGCAAAAGCTCAGAAAGTGGGGTTGATCCCATACGCGACAGGAAAAATCTGTCAGCTTGGGAACACCTCACTTGCAGTAGCCCGCGAAATCCTCCTTTCAGAAGAGAGGTTATGGGAGCTCCAGGACATTGCAAGCAAGATAATAGGCACACACATAATGTTTGCTACCGCTCCGGAGTTCAGGGATACATATGTACTCGAACTTGCATACTGGGAAGAGGGTATGCCCTTTAAGATGTTTAAGAAACACCTCAAAAAGAAGGGACTTCCTGCGCTCGGAGATCCTATAGAAAAGCCCAGTATTGAGAAACGTGTGGAGAGAGACATTCCGGTTCTCGGAGAGGAGGGGCTTCATGTACTTGAAAGAGTCGGAACCTACATGACCATGGTTGTCGATTGCCCCGAGTGTAAGAAGTGTATTAAAGTCTGTCCAACTGGAGCCATATCAATTGATGAAGAAAACAGAATTATGATAAGTACTGATCTGTGTGAAGGTGCCCATTGCCAGCGATGCATACGAGCCTGCCCTCCGGAAGAATTTAGCTGGGAGAATCTTGAGGTTTTCGAGCAACAGTTGCAGGAATAAAAAGTGTGCTCTCATGACAAGTGTTCTCAGGATCTCTCGTCAGGTGGTTTCAAAAAGAGAAAAAGGTTAGAGGGAATAGGTCTCGCGAAGTTTTGTAACAAGTACTTCAACCTGCTCAACTGCAGTCCCTATGTATTTGTCGGGGTTTACAAGGTTCTCAATATCCATAACGGTTAGATATCTTGCAATTTCGGGGGTTTCCAGGAGTACGGTTTTAAAATGCTGCCCCGTATCATGGGCTTTCATTGCCGCAGTCCGCACAAGTTCGTGGGCTTCCTGCCTGCCTACTCCTCGCTTTGCAAGCTCGATCATTACAGCTTCGCCCATATTGAGACCTCTGAGCAGCTCCAGATTCCTCCGAATGTTCTCAGGATAGAACCTCAGGTTTTCAATCACGTCTATCCCGAGCTTAAGGATGTGATCCGTAAGCACGCAGGCTTCAGGGAAAATTATCCTCTCAGAGGAAGAGTTTGTCAGGTCTCTTTCATCCCACAGGGTATTATTTAAAAGCTCAGGCTCGACCATAGCCCTTACAATTTTTGCAAGTCCGCATATCTGCTCGGACTTTATAGGATTACGCTTATGAGGCATGGTAGATGAACCTACCTGCTTTTTTCCAAAACTTTCCTCAATCTCAGCAATTTCACTGCGCTGGAGAGTCCTGATTGCTATACCTATCTTATCCAGAGTCGTGACTGTATTTGCCATCCACATTACAAATTCGGCATGCCTATCCCGCTGAATAATCTGGTTGGAAACATCTACAGTCCCGATTCCAAGATGCTGCATAGTAAGTTTCTGGATAAGAATTCCGGCCTTTCCAAAGGCAGCCTGGGTCCCGACTGCTCCGGTCATCTGCCCAACTGTCACTCTCGGAGTGAGTTGATTGAGACGGTCCAGATGCCTTGAGATCTCCGAAGCCCAGATCGCAAAACGCAATCCGTAAGTTGTTGGAACCCCGATTTGTCCATGGGTTCTTCCGCAGCAGACCGTCTGCTTGTGTGCTTCAGCCTGGTTAACCAGGGCCCTGAGTAAAGTTCTGAGTTTATCTTCCAGAATATCGATTGCGTCTCTAATCTGGAGAGCTGTCGCCGTGTCCAGGATATCATTTGAAGTAGCTCCGAAATGTACCCATTTTCCGGCATCATCTCTGCACTGTTCAGAAATCGCAATGACCACAGCCATCATGTCATGGTGGATCTCAGCTTCAATTTCATCAACCCTTTCGGCTTTTACAGAAGAAATACTCTGGGATATGATTTCAGCCGCATCTGCTGGAATCAAACCCATATCTGCCTCAGCAAGGGCAAGGGCAGCTTCTACCTGCAGGATCTTTGCAAGTCTGTTCTCCTGGCTCCATACGTGTTTCATTTCTGCCGTACCATAACGGTAGTCTATAGGATGAATCGCCACATCAATCACCATTCATAAGATAAGAATTAATTAATTCTGAGGGAATTAAATTAATAGGGAATTATATTTCGAATCTGAAAGTCTCAGGTTAAATTAATGATTTTAGCCTTAGTTAGCCTTATTGATTCTTAGTATCATTAGATTTCGATTAACTTAATTATAGCTCAATGCCAACTTGATTACAGTTTAGCTTTTGGGTTAAGCATAGAGCCAGGGAATAAACAACGTAACCAATAAATAAACTTTGAGTTGGCAGGACAAAAGAACAACGAATTTGTTAAAAGTAAAAAAGATTGCAAACTCAATAAAAGACGGGCTTTTTTGATGAAAAACGTTATATCCCTTAACATCCATTAAGCGGGCTATATACCTTATCAATATTGAAAAATAATAGCAGGTTACAAAAATGGCTCGTTTTCCAGAAGCAGAAGAAAGATTATTAAATAAGAAGATTTGTATGAAGTGTAATGCTAGGAACGCAATAAGAGCAACCCGCTGCAGAAAATGCGGCAGCAGTGCTCTTCGGGTTAAATCCAAGGAATCCAAGGGAGCATGATCTTTTTTGCAGGTGGAAGCACACCTTCAGAAAATCATTGATCAAGAAGGAAAAGTTCATCTTACCCTTATAGATCCCGCTTCCCAGACGCCTGAACGAGCCGCTGAAATCGCCCTTGCAGCAGTTAAGGGAGGCACCGATGCCATCATGATAGGGGGTTCAACCGGAGCGTCGGGAACCCTGCTTGATGAAACCGTCATAAAAATAAAAGAAAAGGTAGATGTCCCAACCATTCTTTTTCCGGGAAGTTCAGCCGGGCTCAGCAGGTATGCAGATGCCGTATTTTTCATGAGCCTGCTGAATTCGAGAGACATAGGGTATGTGATCACAAATCAGGTGCTTGGAGCTCCGCTTGTGTACAGAAGCAAGATCGAACCTATCTCCATGGCATATATTATTGTCGAGCCCGGAGGAACGGTTGGCTGGGTAGGAGACGCAAAACTGATTCCCAGGAAGAAGCCTGAAATTGCTGCTGTATATGCCCTTGCAGGCAAATATCTTGGCATGCATTACACCTACCTTGAGGCTGGCTCTGGAGCTGATACGCCTATCAGCCCTGAGATGATAGGAGCTGTCAAGCAAGTACTCGGAGAGAACAAACTCATAGTTGGCGGTGGGATCAGAGACGCAAAAACTGCAAAGCTTTGTGCTTCTGCAGGTGCAGATATGATAGTTACCGGCACCATTCTTGAAGAAGTAAAAGATGTTACTGCAAAGGTGGCTGAAATTGTATCAGCGATAAAAAGATGATGCCTGAAAAAAGACTCGGGATGTGCTGCCTGCTCTAAAAAGAACTTATTTAAAAAAAGCTCATTTAAAAAGAGCTTATTTAAAAAGAGCTTACTTAAAAAGAGCTTACTTAAAAAGAGCTTATTTAATTCCATACTTCTTTTAAAATATTTATTTTTCCAGAAAACTTTTCCAGAGCGGAGACTATCTTTAACGCCTGCGCAGAAATTAAAATTCACTTTTTAGTAGCTGAACAGGAATGAAAACTCATTTATTTGATTAAGTAGATTTTATTAAGATCAGAAGAGGCTAAATAAAAATAAATAAGGTTTTCAGTCCTAGGAAACTTCTCATTTAGTTTTAAATTTGAGATATTGTTGTTCCGGAAAATTTTGAACATTCAGGGCGAAATTGTATGCTGTTGAAGCCCAAGTCACAGCAGCCGATTGTAATAAATAGTTATAAGGTAATATTTGACTCCTATTTTAGTATAAGACTGTATGGCGCAAAAGGATCCGAAAAATGGAGAGAATGAAAACAAATTACCACATACGATTGGCAGAATTGCAGAACAGAGTACGGGTCCGGCATTAACTTGCGATCAACACTAAGAGGTATGATTATGCTCAGAATTTCCAACCTGGTTAAAGATTATGAGGTACGTTCCGAAAAGATAAGAGTGCTGGACAATATCGACCTCACGGTGGAAGATGGAGAAATTCTCGGGATTACAGGTCGAAGCGGAAGTGGGAAATCAACACTGCTGCGCATTATCCGGGGAGTGGAACCCTTTCAGCAGGGAACCGTGGAGGTCGATGGAGAAATTATAACCCCTGATTCAGGAATTGAAGGGGAGAAATTTCTAAAAAGCGTAAGTGCAATACACCTCCAGCGGAATTTCGGACTCTGGAACGGACCTGCAATTGAAAATGTAATGAGAAAACTAAATTACCTTAGAGTAGGGCACGAAGCCCTCCCCCCGATTGAACA
This region of Methanosarcina flavescens genomic DNA includes:
- a CDS encoding geranylgeranylglyceryl/heptaprenylglyceryl phosphate synthase, which produces MQVEAHLQKIIDQEGKVHLTLIDPASQTPERAAEIALAAVKGGTDAIMIGGSTGASGTLLDETVIKIKEKVDVPTILFPGSSAGLSRYADAVFFMSLLNSRDIGYVITNQVLGAPLVYRSKIEPISMAYIIVEPGGTVGWVGDAKLIPRKKPEIAAVYALAGKYLGMHYTYLEAGSGADTPISPEMIGAVKQVLGENKLIVGGGIRDAKTAKLCASAGADMIVTGTILEEVKDVTAKVAEIVSAIKR
- a CDS encoding methylamine methyltransferase corrinoid protein reductive activase produces the protein MSYGVAIDLGTSGYRAQKIDLDTEEIRRTVITLRNPLPGANVMDHMDFGIRYGQALAHGLSINAVKILFRALDVKSEELERLSICGNPIQLSIFQGISIEDLAYAGERKKKKYNIQEQDRSARIIHSSEISGLDEYDCEVVVPPAIKHEVGADALALIVKSGMLDSNDISIATDYGTNAEMALKVKDIIYTGSAAAGPALEGQQIKHGKLASPYAISDIEFEDGALRNFVLSEEMKSVQGDLVDPATGEVLNEGQIKAKGITGTGVIALIEKGMESGLIELPKINTPDRLIHLQNKIDFSEKDLVEAGKAIGAIRAGHITLCSVAGIEMTDIDTAYMAGAAGTYMDAAKAQKVGLIPYATGKICQLGNTSLAVAREILLSEERLWELQDIASKIIGTHIMFATAPEFRDTYVLELAYWEEGMPFKMFKKHLKKKGLPALGDPIEKPSIEKRVERDIPVLGEEGLHVLERVGTYMTMVVDCPECKKCIKVCPTGAISIDEENRIMISTDLCEGAHCQRCIRACPPEEFSWENLEVFEQQLQE
- the purB gene encoding adenylosuccinate lyase, which translates into the protein MAIHPIDYRYGTAEMKHVWSQENRLAKILQVEAALALAEADMGLIPADAAEIISQSISSVKAERVDEIEAEIHHDMMAVVIAISEQCRDDAGKWVHFGATSNDILDTATALQIRDAIDILEDKLRTLLRALVNQAEAHKQTVCCGRTHGQIGVPTTYGLRFAIWASEISRHLDRLNQLTPRVTVGQMTGAVGTQAAFGKAGILIQKLTMQHLGIGTVDVSNQIIQRDRHAEFVMWMANTVTTLDKIGIAIRTLQRSEIAEIEESFGKKQVGSSTMPHKRNPIKSEQICGLAKIVRAMVEPELLNNTLWDERDLTNSSSERIIFPEACVLTDHILKLGIDVIENLRFYPENIRRNLELLRGLNMGEAVMIELAKRGVGRQEAHELVRTAAMKAHDTGQHFKTVLLETPEIARYLTVMDIENLVNPDKYIGTAVEQVEVLVTKLRETYSL
- a CDS encoding 50S ribosomal protein L40e — translated: MARFPEAEERLLNKKICMKCNARNAIRATRCRKCGSSALRVKSKESKGA
- a CDS encoding pentapeptide repeat-containing protein — its product is MLPALKRTYLKKAHLKRAYLKRAYLKRAYLKRAYLIPYFF